TTGGTCAAGGAAAACGATACCAATTTCGACTCTTTGGTAGCACCTACCGAAATGTGTGTGGTGGCTTGCCCCAAGTTGCTGGTAACCTACATGCGTCGCCTGTTCCAGCATCCGTATGCCCGCTTTGGCAGCTCGATGAACTTCGGCATGATTGGAATGCGATACAAGGACACAGATGCTAACAAGGCCATACGCTCTTTCGTTCATTTCGCCAGCTTCAATTCGCGTGAGATCATGGATAATGGTTATTGGGCGGACTTTATTAATCCCCTGACTGGTCGCGCCTATTTCCGGGGCGCCCACTGTATCCGGAAGCAGTCCCTGGAGGCCCAGCTCCTTGGCCGTGGCTTAAACCTAACCTTTGCCAATGGCTGCACCATCATTGAGGAGGAGCAGAGTGACCACTTAACCGGTTTCATATTCACAGACACACCCTGCAAGGTCCTCGAGTCGTGGTATTCGTAGGGAATCATGAAATCACTGCACAGCTGCCCATTTAAATGTCTCTGATTGTGTACACATTAAAGTCCAGTTAAAAAACCCTGTCCACTGCCATATTCAAGAGggatattttacaaaattttaCGTAATTCTCGGACTTTCTCATTTTGGTTATAATCATGGAAAATATTcgaaataattgaaaattgtaCATGATTTTTTTTCTACAAAGATGGTTTCTATTCCTGAAGACAATGATATGAAAAGTGGCCCAAATTTaaaaggatttataaaaattgttttaatactttcaaaaataaatttttaaaccCACAACGGCAATAAACTATTGTTtaattatgttatgttatggatatttatattttttgctttACTCTTAAAACCTAATGTCGATCTGAAATCTTTTTAGATATGGTTGCTTGCGTCGCTCCTGACCACGATCACCTGGGTGACGTATATCACCTTCTACAATTCTCGTGTGATTGGCATGCTGATAACGAAGATCGCCAACCGTTGGTTCATCAAGGGCGCGTACTTCAAGATCGGTTCTGTTGCTCTAAATCCGCTCGCAGGAAAGATAATGTTCAGAGACTTCGTCTACATCACGTATGATTACACAGTGCGGGCGCAGGATGGATACTTCATATTCCGCTGGTGGCGCTCCTATGTGCCCAAGGATGTCTCAGAAGGTGAGCTGGAATAAGGTAGTAATCGAAAACTTTTGATGACAATTATTTTTCATAGATCTTTCCCATTCGGACACGCGCCTATCGGTCCAGTTAAATGGCTACGAGCTGCACATATACAACAGATCGGATTTGTACGACACGTTGGAGAAGACGTTTGGTCTGGAACCATCGCTGCTTATACCGACAGATGCGGCGAGCAATGAGGAGAGAAACAAGCTGAAGGAGCACCACATGAATCTGGAGAATGCACGGCAGAGCCAGAGAATTCAGAATGTGAAGAACTCGGAGGCAATGCAGGCCACCACCTGGCGGGATTTAATACCGGTGATTAAAATTGACGTTTGCTCCGGTCGCTTTGTGTTTGGAAACCGATTAACGCCGACTACACTATCGATTTCCGTGGAGGAGGCCCATTGCACCTACAGTACAAAGCCAGCTGTCTGTAGATTGGATCACTTTATGCACTTTGTGAAGGCCAAAGTCGAAAATGCGAAAGTGCTCTTCTGTCCGAGTCCCAAGTATACTGGTTTGATTGATGAACCACCGCGATATATGGGCGAAGGCTTTGTGGTGATGATGTCCAATCAAATGGATTTGTACTTCTACATGGACGAGCCAGGCGTGGTGCCGGAACATCCTGTACAGATTGTCCTGCCCAACGGTGATGTTGTGGAGCCTTCGCCTCCGGTCTGGGGCATAAATGCCAGGTGTCTCAGAGGCACTGATTTCAGCTACGGACCGTGGGCAGATCGGCAAAGAGATCATCTGTACAGGTACTTTTACCCTTCTGATTGGAAGGAGGCAGAAGTTACACCCACACCCCAGCCAGGGGAACTTCGCAGCTATCAATCCTTCGATGTTACATTGTGCGTGCTAAATGAGGCAACTATTGACATACTCTTTTCCAAAGAAAAAGAGACGAATGCAATGCACATTACCGTGGGACCTGCTTCGTATGTAGAGATGACAATTCCCTGGGTCACTCAACCCGATGGTTACACATCGAAGATCCAGGGACAGCTCTTCCACGTGGAGGCCACCACTTCGCTGCAGTATCGCAGCCTGGCAGAGTTCGAGTCCTTGGAGTACAAGGTGCGCATACACTACCCGACCAAGTGGAACGCACCACAGGATTGGAGCATTTCTCTCTCCGGCTGCAAGACGAGTGCTTTCATCGTGTACAAACACAAGTGCTTCTTCCAGGATCTCATCGAGGATTGGGCTAACAAGGCCAGGCCGGATATACTCAGTTTTGTTCCGTATACCTGTAACTTTAGCATCCGTCTGCATGAGTTCGAAATCCTAATGCTGTGCAACGAGTACAATTGGATCGATTGCAGTAGTGCCAACCAGGAGAACAATCATTTGGCTTTCTGTGGAGACGTCTTTGAGATGAGTTTCGCCCTGCCCTTTGACGATTTCCTGCCCAAGACGGTTACTCTTAAGTTTTGGATCCACGGAGAGGGCTTGGATTTGAGCTTATACGTACCGGAAGTGTCCTCGGTGCGTCCTATTGTTTTAGCCATAGATGAGAACGCAAGACTGCTGACCAGGGAGGGCAAGCTCATCCGGCGCCCAGAGTTGTACTCGAAGAAGTGGCGCAAGATTTGCCAGCGCTCTTCCGGTTGGATCGACTGTTGGGCAGTGCCCATTCTGGCACTGTCAATTCAGTATGTTTATCATCCAGTTCCACCACTAGGACCAGATCCTCAAGCGGATATAACCACGCCGGAAAAAGAGGAGATCTTATTGAGTCCCATGAGGATACCAAAAGTTAGAAAATCACCTGTTAGTAGCTGGCAACAACCACCTGAACAGTATAGTAAATTTGATCCTGGAACGCTGGCCGCGGACCATGTTACTGTGGAACTGGAGATTGGTAGCTCCGTGCTTATGGCTTATGGAAATGTGCTGCGCAACTTTATTAGCCTGAAGGAAAACATTTTCGGCGAGGATCAGAATTTCACAGACATGGAGCAATCGAATGTAAATATGAAGGAGCCCGTCGTTGCCCAAGTAAATCCCAAGGACCAACTGCTGGCCAAAGAAAAGGAGCTGGCCAATAAATCCATTTCGGAGACTCAACCGCCCGAGGAAAAGCGCAAACCGTTCGATCCTCGTCTTTATCGTCCTCTGGAGGTTATGGTTTCTGTGATCGTACATGACATTCAAGCGCACGTAATGAAGAATTGCAATGAAGATGATCCGCCCTGTCCGGTCGTTCTAATAGAAAGATTCGGTTTCGAGATGAATAAGAAGTATCATGAAACAACTCTACAAGTGTTAGTAAGTCCGTCGTATTTACTCACATCGGATTGCGTGCAGCGGTCGCAGAGGGAGCAGCATATTAACCAGGGTCATCTTATGCTCTCCGCTGTCCAGGTTAGAGGTCATGCCATGTTCAGTAATGAGGGCTGTGCTCTGGACGAGGACACTCTGGAATATTCCTGGCTCGTGGAGGTCCAGCTGGGCAAACTCACCGGAAAGCTTACTCTACCACAGCTTGTAAACGTCGTTACAGGTCTGGAGACACTTATACTCTTGGCCATTGATCCGGAGAACTGTTTAAAGTCACCTAAGACAGTAAGAAACTGCCATCACGGAGTGCCCAGCAATTTGTGCCCCCAAACCAAGGAAGAGAAGAAGTACAAGTGTCCCTCCTCCGAggatataaaatacaaaatgacGCGCGTT
This genomic stretch from Drosophila mauritiana strain mau12 chromosome 2L, ASM438214v1, whole genome shotgun sequence harbors:
- the LOC117136897 gene encoding uncharacterized protein LOC117136897; the encoded protein is MQALRTVIQGLSTRNGQIISHIRRSSGSSSFPELVFFDDLDDTEPEDEQGVMNHQCPILHSRHTDLFYMPNCVGPAYQGLISSVDQPYTSNYYMADEQTLVKENDTNFDSLVAPTEMCVVACPKLLVTYMRRLFQHPYARFGSSMNFGMIGMRYKDTDANKAIRSFVHFASFNSREIMDNGYWADFINPLTGRAYFRGAHCIRKQSLEAQLLGRGLNLTFANGCTIIEEEQSDHLTGFIFTDTPCKVLESWYS